A genomic stretch from Thermomonospora umbrina includes:
- a CDS encoding serine/threonine-protein kinase produces the protein MAVADEQGGRLIAGRFRLRSPLGSGGMGEVWDAYDERLDGRRVAVKMITDERVPTVAHGNEAMETRRKRFLREVRTTALIDHPGVPAVYDAGVDHATGRLFLAMQLLHGRELRTLIDEPDPDSGPLTVARGAAIIAQIASVLDEVHRHDVVHRDIKPENLMLTPGGILKVMDYGVAALFGAGDTTRLTQVGMTVGTPPYMSPEQALGNAVGPTSDVYAAGCVGYEVLTGHPPFARIDENSHQWHHVRTDPRPIRSPDLRPDVPREMSDLLLAMLDKDAENRPTAAEVYEALLPLACARSERPFPVDIVHLDPALPFIRPLGSRVHGGSVRGATMSAPDTARGLTATEVEEIGERAGRLVLNNMFEEAFDLLMEARERTTDPDLANDLTFRLAVAKYVAGDHTTAADLFTTVDGYLTSRRGADDAETLSARYYLAQCRAEMGEIHGAIRAFGSVADVAPDPADAHAVDRHLDAFAWLVRLYAVTRQWTHRLDADRRMREAIRRYQPADAASLLAQLDAHETRMDRFRDGSDG, from the coding sequence ATGGCCGTCGCCGACGAGCAGGGCGGGCGACTCATCGCCGGCCGGTTTCGGCTGCGCAGCCCCCTCGGCTCCGGGGGCATGGGCGAGGTCTGGGACGCCTACGACGAGCGCCTCGACGGGCGGCGCGTCGCCGTCAAGATGATCACCGATGAGCGGGTACCCACCGTCGCCCACGGCAACGAGGCGATGGAGACCCGCCGCAAACGATTCCTGCGCGAGGTCCGGACCACCGCGCTGATCGACCATCCCGGTGTGCCCGCCGTGTACGACGCCGGCGTCGATCACGCGACCGGACGCCTGTTCCTGGCCATGCAACTGCTGCACGGCCGCGAGCTCCGCACCCTGATCGACGAACCGGACCCCGACTCCGGGCCACTGACCGTGGCGCGCGGCGCGGCGATCATCGCGCAGATCGCATCGGTCCTCGACGAGGTCCACCGGCACGACGTCGTACACCGCGACATCAAGCCCGAGAACCTGATGCTCACGCCCGGCGGCATTCTCAAGGTCATGGACTACGGCGTGGCGGCGTTGTTCGGTGCAGGCGACACCACGCGCCTCACCCAGGTGGGGATGACCGTCGGCACACCGCCGTACATGTCGCCGGAACAGGCGCTCGGCAACGCCGTCGGCCCCACCTCGGACGTCTACGCCGCTGGCTGCGTCGGCTACGAAGTGCTGACCGGTCACCCGCCGTTCGCCCGCATCGACGAGAACTCGCACCAATGGCACCACGTGCGCACCGACCCTCGCCCCATCCGCAGCCCGGATCTACGACCGGATGTTCCGAGGGAGATGTCGGACCTGCTTCTGGCGATGCTCGACAAGGACGCCGAGAATCGCCCTACCGCCGCCGAGGTGTACGAAGCGCTCCTGCCGCTCGCCTGCGCCCGTTCGGAAAGGCCCTTCCCCGTCGACATCGTGCATCTTGATCCTGCGCTGCCCTTTATCAGGCCGCTCGGATCACGAGTGCACGGAGGAAGCGTCCGCGGAGCGACCATGAGCGCACCGGACACGGCGCGGGGGCTCACGGCGACGGAGGTCGAGGAGATCGGCGAGCGAGCGGGCCGACTGGTTCTCAACAACATGTTCGAGGAGGCGTTCGACCTCCTCATGGAGGCACGCGAGCGGACCACCGATCCGGACCTGGCCAACGACCTGACCTTCCGGCTCGCCGTCGCCAAGTACGTCGCAGGCGACCACACCACGGCCGCCGACCTCTTCACCACGGTGGACGGGTATCTCACGTCGCGGCGCGGCGCCGACGACGCCGAAACGCTCTCCGCTCGGTACTACCTCGCCCAGTGCCGCGCCGAGATGGGCGAGATCCACGGCGCGATCCGCGCGTTCGGTTCCGTCGCCGATGTCGCGCCCGATCCCGCCGACGCCCATGCCGTGGACCGCCACTTGGACGCGTTCGCCTGGCTGGTGAGGCTGTACGCGGTGACCAGGCAGTGGACTCACCGACTGGACGCGGACCGACGGATGCGAGAGGCGATCAGGCGGTATCAACCCGCCGACGCCGCGTCCCTGCTCGCCCAACTGGACGCACACGAGACCCGAATGGACCGATTCCGCGACGGCTCCGACGGTTGA